From the Saccharomonospora marina XMU15 genome, the window GGAACGCGGGCCGCCACATCGATCGGCCGGGTCAGCAGCACGCGACTGCGCGAGATCGCCGAGGAACACGCCTTCGCCGCGGGGTCGATGGGCCCCAAGGTGGAAGCGGTCATCCGGTTCGTCGAGCGGGCAGGGGGCAGCGGGATCATCACCTCGCTGCACCGGTTGGCCGACGCTCTCGACGGCACGGTGGGTACCCATGTCGTTCCCGATGAGACCGGGACCGGCGCGCGTTCCGCCTGAACATCCCAGAAGGAAGGAAGCAGACATGCCACCCGCGATCGAAGTACGCAAGGTGCCGATCCACTCGGTCGCCGACGCGAGCGAGCTGGCCAAGCTGATCGACGAGCGCGTGCTTGAGGCCGACAGGGTCGTCGCCATCATCGGCAAGACCGAGGGCAACGGCGGGGTGAACGACTTCACCCGGATCATCGCCGACCGCGCCTTCCGCGAGGTGCTCGTGGAAAAGGGCACCCGGTCGATGGAGGAGGTTCGGCAGGTCCCGATCGTGTGGTCGGGCGGGACCGACGGCGTGATCAGCCCGCACGCCACGATCTTCGCCACCGTCGAGGAAGGCAAGGCCGAACCCACCGACGAACCACGGTTGACGGTCGGGTTCGCGATGAGCGAGCAGCTGCTGCCCGAGGAGATCGGCCGCCGCCCGATGATCGAGAAGGTCGCGGCCGGGGTGAAGGAAGCCATGGCCCGCGCGGGCATCACCGACCCCGCCGACGTGCACTATGTACAGACGAAGACGCCGCTGCTGACCATCGAAACGATCCGCGACGCCAAGAGCCGGGGCAAGTCGGTGTGGACCGAGCACACGCTGGAGTCGATGGACCTGTCCAACGGCACCACCGCGCTCGGCATCGCGGTGGCACTCGGCGAGATCGACATGCCCAGTGACGAGGACGTCATGCACAACCGCGACCTGTACTCCAAGGTCGCGTCGTGCTCCTCGGGCGTGGAACTGGACAGGGCGCAGATCGTGGTCGTCGGCAACGCCAGGGGCGTCGGCGGCCGGTACCGCATCGGCCACTCCGTGATGCGCGACGCGCTCGACCAGGACGGCATCTGGGACTCCGTTCGCGACGCCGGGCTCGGCCTTCCCGCGGTCCCTCACTCCCGTGACCTGGACGGTCGGCTGGTGAACGTGTTCCTCAAGTGCGAGGCCTCACCGGACGGCATGGTGCGCGGGCGGCGCAACGCGATGCTCGACGACTCCGATGTGCACTGGCACCGCCAGATCAAGGCATGCGTGGGTGGCGTCACCGCCGCGGTGACCGGTGACCCGGCTGTCTTCGTGTCCGTCTCGGCCGTCCATCAGGGTCCTTCCGGGGGTGGAACGGTGGCGGCGATCGTCGATCTCGGTGCGGAACCGACCGGTTACCGCGCTCCACGCGACTGACGACGCCGAACCACCGCGGTCGGGCCCGCCACCCACGGCGGGCCCGACCGGGCATAACTCTTCCACTGTAGACATCGAGAGAAGCCATGTCAGAAGCAGAACTGTGCCTGCGCTCGGCCACCGAGCTGGCCGCGATGTTGCGTCGGCGCGAGGTTTCGGCCAGGGAAGTGCTCGATGCGCACCTTGAGCGCATCGACGCGTTGAATCCGAAGGTGAACGCGATCGTCACCGTGGCACGCGAGCACGCGAACCGTGCGGCGCGGGCCGCGGACGAGGCGATCATGAGCGGCGGGCCGCTCGGCCCGCTGCACGGGCTCCCGGTCGCCCACAAGGACCTGACCGAGACCAAGGGCATCCGTACGACCTACGGATCGCCAGCCCGGGCGGATTACGTTCCCGACTTCGACAGCATCGTGGTGGAGCGGCTGACCTCGGCGGGAGCCGTGACGGTCGGCAAGACCAACACGCCGGAGTGGGGCACCGGGTCGCAGACGTTCAACCCGCTGTTCGGTGTCACCCGCAACCCCTACGACCTGACCAAGACCGTGGGCGGCAGCAGCGGGGGAGCGGCGGCCGCGCTGGCCGCCAGGCTGGTTCCCATCGCCGACGGCACTGACATGGGCGGGTCGCTGCGCAACCCGGCGAGTTTCTGCAACGTGGTGGGGCTGCGGCCATCCATCGGCAGGGTGCCGATGTGGCCGACCGCGGACCCGATGTTCACCCTGAGCGTGGCGGGGCCGATGGCGCGGACGGTCGCCGACGTCGCGCTGCTGATGCGGGTGCTGGCCGAACCCGACCCGCGTTCACCGCTGTCCCACCACGTTCCGGCAGCGAGGTTCGCCGACCCGCTCGAGCGTGACTTCACCGGCACCACCGTGGCGTGGAGCGACGACCTGGGTGGCCTGCCCGTCGACGAGCGAGTATTGCGGGCGATGGCCCCGGGCAGGCAGGTGCTGGGGGAACTGGGTTGCCGGGTGGTCGATCGCGACCCGGACCTCACCGGTGCCGAGGACGCGTTTCGCACCTGGCGTGCCTGGTACTACGCGCTGAGTCTCGGCGGGCTTTACCGCGAGCATCCGGAGTGGTTCGGCGAGAGCGCCGCGTGGAACATCGAGGTAGGGCAACGGGTGACGGGGGATGATCTGGCTCGCGCGCAGCAGCGACGGATCGCGCTCTACCACCGGATGCGCGAGTTCCTCGACACCCATGAGTTCCTGGTGACCCTGGTGTCGCCCGTGCCGCCCTTCGACGTCGAACTGCCCTACCCGCCCGAGGTCGCAGGGGTGGAGTCGGAGACCTACCTGGACTGGATGCGGTCGTGCTACTGGATTTCCGCTACCGGGCTGCCTGCTGCCTCGGTGCCGTGCGGGTTCACCGACGACGGCCTTCCGGTGGGCCTGCAGATCGTGGGCCGACCGGGAGACGACTTCGGCGTGCTGCAACTGGCACACGCGTTCGAGTCCGCCACCGCAACCGGTCTGCGCGCACCCGTTCCGCCTGCGGACACCGACGATTCACACGGGAGCACGCCGTGACGACGGCGACACAGCAGGCAGGGCGCGGCGCGGGCCCGCTGTCCGGCACGGTGGTGGTGGATCTTTCCCGCGCGCTCGCGGGGCCGCACGCGACGATGATGCTCGGCGACCTCGGAGCGCGCGTCATCAAGGTGGAGGCCCCCGGACGTGGCGACGACACCAGGGGCTGGGGTCCACCGTTCGTGCGGCCGGACCGCGACAGCGGCGAAGCGGGCGAGGAGTCGACATACTTCCTTTCCGCCAACCGAAACAAGGAATCGATCGCACTCGACCTCAAGAACGCCGCCGACCACGCCACGCTGCTTCGGATGATCGCGCGGGCGGACGTGCTCGTGGAGAACTTCCGAACCGGGGTGCTTGACCGGCTCGGGCTCGGCTTCACCGAGTTGCACCGGCTGAACCCGCGGCTGGTGATCCTGTCCATCACCGGGTTCGGCCACGACGGGCCGGAGGGCGGGCGAGCGGGCTATGACCAGATCGCGCAGGGCGAGGCCGGGCTGATGTCGCTGACCGGGCCCAGCCCGGACCAGCCGCAGAAGTTCGGCACTCCGATCTGTGATCTGCTCGCCGGGATGTACGGCGCTTACGGCGTGCTCGCCGCACTGCTGGAACGCGGCAACACCGGCAAGGGCAGGGTGGTCCGTACCTCACTGCTCGCCGCGGGGGTCGGGGTGCACGCCTT encodes:
- the bar gene encoding barbiturase; this encodes MPPAIEVRKVPIHSVADASELAKLIDERVLEADRVVAIIGKTEGNGGVNDFTRIIADRAFREVLVEKGTRSMEEVRQVPIVWSGGTDGVISPHATIFATVEEGKAEPTDEPRLTVGFAMSEQLLPEEIGRRPMIEKVAAGVKEAMARAGITDPADVHYVQTKTPLLTIETIRDAKSRGKSVWTEHTLESMDLSNGTTALGIAVALGEIDMPSDEDVMHNRDLYSKVASCSSGVELDRAQIVVVGNARGVGGRYRIGHSVMRDALDQDGIWDSVRDAGLGLPAVPHSRDLDGRLVNVFLKCEASPDGMVRGRRNAMLDDSDVHWHRQIKACVGGVTAAVTGDPAVFVSVSAVHQGPSGGGTVAAIVDLGAEPTGYRAPRD
- a CDS encoding amidase — protein: MSEAELCLRSATELAAMLRRREVSAREVLDAHLERIDALNPKVNAIVTVAREHANRAARAADEAIMSGGPLGPLHGLPVAHKDLTETKGIRTTYGSPARADYVPDFDSIVVERLTSAGAVTVGKTNTPEWGTGSQTFNPLFGVTRNPYDLTKTVGGSSGGAAAALAARLVPIADGTDMGGSLRNPASFCNVVGLRPSIGRVPMWPTADPMFTLSVAGPMARTVADVALLMRVLAEPDPRSPLSHHVPAARFADPLERDFTGTTVAWSDDLGGLPVDERVLRAMAPGRQVLGELGCRVVDRDPDLTGAEDAFRTWRAWYYALSLGGLYREHPEWFGESAAWNIEVGQRVTGDDLARAQQRRIALYHRMREFLDTHEFLVTLVSPVPPFDVELPYPPEVAGVESETYLDWMRSCYWISATGLPAASVPCGFTDDGLPVGLQIVGRPGDDFGVLQLAHAFESATATGLRAPVPPADTDDSHGSTP
- a CDS encoding CaiB/BaiF CoA transferase family protein, translating into MTTATQQAGRGAGPLSGTVVVDLSRALAGPHATMMLGDLGARVIKVEAPGRGDDTRGWGPPFVRPDRDSGEAGEESTYFLSANRNKESIALDLKNAADHATLLRMIARADVLVENFRTGVLDRLGLGFTELHRLNPRLVILSITGFGHDGPEGGRAGYDQIAQGEAGLMSLTGPSPDQPQKFGTPICDLLAGMYGAYGVLAALLERGNTGKGRVVRTSLLAAGVGVHAFQATRWTVAGEVGRAQGNHHPSIAPYGLFRCADGSVQIAVGSTDLWTRFCAGFDLDPGDGRFATNADRVANHAELVEMIEQTFSMWKAADLLARLADLGIPAGRVRTIDQVYEWEQTRSQGLVVDVEHDTLGTVTLAGPPLRFFDTEGAEVTRDRHVAPPVLDADGEHIRAWLDQPAP